From a region of the Flavobacterium branchiarum genome:
- a CDS encoding helix-turn-helix domain-containing protein, which translates to MEVIAIQKSAFKSLTQELDDMLELTQTVSQAYASIFKEEKWLDNQEVCLMLNITKRSLQTYKDKGLLPYSKLNRKNYFKLSDVKALLEFNKSIKEERHGTTD; encoded by the coding sequence ATGGAAGTAATCGCGATACAAAAATCGGCTTTTAAAAGTCTAACTCAAGAGTTAGATGATATGCTTGAACTTACTCAGACGGTAAGTCAGGCATATGCATCCATTTTCAAAGAAGAAAAGTGGCTGGATAATCAGGAAGTATGTTTGATGCTAAATATCACTAAAAGGTCATTGCAAACTTATAAGGATAAAGGTTTATTACCTTATTCCAAACTCAACAGAAAGAACTATTTCAAGCTGTCAGATGTAAAGGCTTTGCTGGAATTTAATAAAAGCATTAAAGAGGAAAGACATGGAACTACTGACTGA
- the traM gene encoding conjugative transposon protein TraM — protein MKENGNKKLGVRVTEGTPNENPDVLQDNAQNKTEKLKKPIIFGLMGIVFVGCMWLIFKPSEDKNKIEDIGLNDAVPQATDAGLQSDKQKAYELEMLEQKNQEKRNGLTTLADYWNTDSANSMEPDLSEEAQGNTGLFSGNQRRGSNPALNSYQNAQSVLGSFYNEPNYETQELRKQLDELKQQLAEKDVVAPDPVETQLALMEKSYQMAAKYLPTNTPSQPTTVVPGSELPTTIPASSSTTQKEHFVAFTPVKKSAVSALYREPTDSAFLANWSETRNRGFYTAGVSEQVIQPKNSIRAVVQETQVVTGETGVRVRILEDAKTPNRTIPKGTVLTATAKFLNGRLQLKVTSVELEGNIIPVDITIYDIDGQQGLYVPYSPEMNALTEIAANMSQTSGTSIMMTRSAGQQVAGDLSRGVVQGVSGYFSKKVRTPKVTLKAGHQVFLVSKS, from the coding sequence ATGAAAGAAAATGGAAATAAAAAATTGGGAGTTCGGGTTACGGAAGGTACCCCGAATGAAAACCCTGATGTATTGCAGGACAATGCACAGAATAAGACTGAAAAGTTGAAGAAACCAATCATATTTGGTTTGATGGGAATCGTGTTTGTTGGCTGTATGTGGCTCATATTTAAACCATCAGAAGATAAAAACAAGATAGAGGATATTGGTTTAAACGATGCTGTACCACAGGCTACGGATGCAGGTTTACAGTCGGACAAACAGAAAGCTTATGAGCTGGAAATGTTGGAGCAGAAAAATCAGGAAAAGCGTAATGGGTTGACCACATTAGCTGATTATTGGAATACAGATTCAGCAAACTCCATGGAACCAGATCTTTCTGAAGAGGCACAGGGAAATACGGGTTTATTCAGTGGTAATCAACGTAGAGGAAGTAATCCTGCACTAAATAGTTATCAAAATGCTCAAAGCGTTCTCGGTTCGTTCTATAATGAACCCAACTATGAAACACAGGAACTTCGCAAACAATTAGACGAACTGAAACAGCAATTAGCAGAAAAAGACGTGGTGGCACCCGATCCGGTCGAAACCCAATTGGCACTTATGGAAAAGTCCTACCAGATGGCTGCGAAGTATCTACCGACCAATACTCCCTCTCAGCCTACAACTGTCGTTCCCGGTTCTGAACTTCCGACAACAATACCTGCATCATCATCTACTACTCAAAAAGAACATTTTGTAGCATTTACACCTGTCAAAAAAAGTGCTGTGTCAGCATTGTACAGAGAGCCAACAGATAGTGCATTTCTGGCAAATTGGAGTGAAACCCGAAATCGAGGATTTTACACCGCAGGTGTTTCAGAGCAGGTAATACAGCCAAAAAACAGTATTCGTGCTGTAGTACAGGAAACACAGGTAGTAACCGGAGAAACTGGTGTTCGTGTTCGCATATTAGAAGATGCGAAAACTCCGAACCGTACCATTCCAAAAGGAACGGTGTTAACGGCTACTGCAAAATTCCTAAATGGAAGATTGCAATTAAAGGTGACTTCAGTAGAACTGGAAGGAAACATTATCCCTGTAGATATCACCATATACGATATTGATGGTCAACAGGGACTATATGTACCTTATTCTCCTGAAATGAATGCCCTGACGGAAATAGCAGCTAACATGAGCCAGACTTCAGGTACGAGTATTATGATGACACGTTCGGCAGGTCAGCAGGTAGCAGGCGATTTGAGTCGTGGTGTGGTACAAGGAGTTTCCGGTTATTTCTCTAAGAAAGTCAGGACGCCTAAAGTAACGTTGAAGGCTGGACATCAGGTGTTTCTTGTGTCTAAAAGCTAA
- the traN gene encoding conjugative transposon protein TraN codes for MKTIIKSMLMLTCLVGLIGKSQAQNANNTSKLAMGKVEPYQMEVTYTKTSHLIFPAAIRYVDLGSEYLIAGKAEDAENVLRIKATVRDFEEETNFSVITEDGRFYNFNVFYSSYPSSLNYDLLTMQKQLSRENENDVLFEELGKNSPSLAGLLLETIYNKDKRIIKHIGSKSYGIQFLLKGVYIHNGKFYFHTELRNKSNVPFQIDFVNFKIVDKKIAKRTVIQEKPMKPLRIYKPLDEIIGNTTEQNVFLLDQFTITDDKVLLIEIFEKNGGRHQVLQIENSDLVNARLINTMHLKIN; via the coding sequence ATGAAAACGATAATTAAAAGTATGCTGATGTTAACCTGTTTGGTTGGACTGATCGGCAAAAGCCAGGCACAAAATGCCAATAACACATCCAAATTAGCAATGGGTAAAGTAGAACCTTATCAAATGGAAGTAACCTATACTAAAACCTCGCATTTGATATTTCCAGCGGCTATTCGTTACGTGGATTTGGGAAGCGAGTATCTGATAGCGGGTAAAGCAGAAGATGCCGAAAATGTATTGCGTATAAAGGCTACCGTACGTGATTTTGAAGAAGAAACGAATTTTTCGGTGATTACCGAAGACGGCCGTTTCTACAACTTCAATGTCTTTTATAGTTCATACCCATCGTCATTAAATTATGACTTGTTGACCATGCAGAAACAACTTAGCCGGGAAAATGAAAATGATGTATTATTTGAAGAGTTGGGTAAGAACTCTCCATCATTGGCGGGGTTGCTGTTGGAAACTATTTACAATAAGGACAAGAGGATCATCAAACATATCGGGTCAAAAAGCTACGGCATACAGTTTTTGTTGAAAGGGGTTTATATCCATAATGGTAAGTTTTATTTCCATACTGAACTACGAAATAAGAGTAATGTTCCGTTTCAGATTGATTTTGTGAATTTCAAAATTGTGGATAAGAAGATTGCAAAACGTACCGTAATACAAGAAAAACCAATGAAGCCACTACGCATATACAAGCCTCTTGACGAAATTATTGGTAATACTACGGAGCAAAACGTATTCCTATTGGATCAGTTTACAATTACGGATGATAAAGTGCTATTGATTGAGATTTTCGAGAAAAACGGAGGCAGACATCAGGTTTTGCAAATAGAAAATTCCGATCTGGTAAATGCAAGACTTATCAATACGATGCATCTCAAAATTAACTAA
- a CDS encoding molybdenum ABC transporter permease — METLVLGIIALVFGLGLRYWINRRKFYRRSSTGAEGFSSYEKSVVISFIERIGKLASIVLIIFGILFLFTYYGSKKDKDKSERLKSNTSIQQR, encoded by the coding sequence ATGGAAACATTGGTTTTAGGTATAATAGCATTGGTCTTTGGGCTTGGTCTTCGTTACTGGATCAATCGTCGCAAATTTTATAGAAGAAGCTCTACAGGAGCAGAGGGATTCTCAAGTTATGAAAAGTCTGTTGTAATTTCTTTTATTGAACGTATAGGAAAACTAGCAAGCATCGTACTTATCATATTCGGCATTTTATTTCTGTTTACATACTACGGGTCAAAAAAAGATAAAGATAAATCTGAAAGATTAAAATCTAATACTTCTATACAACAGCGATAA
- a CDS encoding response regulator transcription factor: MDTDTKQDKVSIAFINDKSPIIDKICTDLLSAKFEILFQTENIENAISELEVIKKLPEICIIDLDFYDKSILKQLQKLRNLYPTIQLIAHSDIDDEKIAKDIIDIGFLSYFLLGTDIDDLKKALIDSV, from the coding sequence ATGGATACTGACACAAAACAAGACAAAGTTTCGATTGCATTTATCAATGACAAAAGTCCGATAATAGATAAAATATGTACTGATTTATTAAGTGCAAAATTTGAAATTTTATTCCAAACTGAAAACATTGAAAACGCAATATCTGAATTAGAAGTGATCAAAAAATTACCAGAGATCTGTATTATTGATCTTGATTTTTATGATAAGAGTATATTAAAGCAACTTCAAAAATTAAGAAACCTTTATCCAACTATTCAACTGATCGCACATAGTGATATTGATGATGAAAAAATCGCAAAAGATATAATTGATATTGGTTTTTTAAGCTATTTCTTACTTGGTACTGATATAGATGATTTAAAAAAGGCTCTTATTGATTCTGTGTAG
- a CDS encoding ATP-dependent helicase: protein MYYENEERLAYLQARGKVILNACPGSGKTTTIAKKILNLENLKEVGGHSGVACLSFTNSAKDEINEAYRKLAGKSLQFPNHVSTIDSFINKYITLPFYNLLNRDFNRPKILDHTTILDDMWKTTYVKNGKTLEGLLRPLNNPEYKAKNNRSIYHLYPPSEIRIEPNGSFSINGNQPSSDKVEKVNFDNYCKLIKNAQFRKGLISTGDSAFIALHLLKNNPKICRWLSLRFPFIIIDEAQDNSLMQHAIFEELVKQGLNNIELIGDPYQSLYEWRDAKPSEFLRKYENDATWNSYDLTDNRRSPQSIIDIFSKVRRSDDLKINSVDCENITDSIVIYKYSNVNHQLIIKHYDDSCSMKKYISSCIVVRGNSLKDALLGAKTEQRPWGIDLPKQIIYAKNLYTSGDIKNAIKEIRTICIPLMHSDEADYHLLKEIEKEKSIDPYFNSLMITILDELPAFSKTIQDWTAATQQFLKSKLGLSHEVDFNLRSRKSKYLEKSTLAETVSQHFKKSFSTFNIPITTIHQVKGQTLDSILVFFNERKHKDNITFDNISNIDNGFPDETKRLIYVALSRPRHLLAMAFPHSVTDNELKQKFGNEIRIIKEEELNQL, encoded by the coding sequence ATGTATTATGAAAATGAAGAAAGACTGGCTTACTTACAAGCTAGAGGAAAAGTTATTTTAAATGCCTGTCCTGGAAGCGGAAAAACAACTACTATCGCAAAGAAGATATTAAATTTAGAGAATTTAAAAGAAGTTGGAGGGCATTCGGGAGTAGCTTGTTTATCATTTACTAACTCTGCTAAAGATGAAATCAATGAAGCCTATAGGAAACTGGCGGGTAAATCACTTCAATTCCCTAATCATGTATCAACTATTGATAGTTTTATAAATAAGTATATTACTCTTCCATTTTATAACCTACTTAATCGAGACTTTAATAGACCAAAAATACTCGACCACACAACGATCTTAGATGATATGTGGAAGACCACTTATGTTAAAAATGGCAAAACACTTGAAGGCTTACTAAGACCACTTAATAATCCAGAATACAAGGCAAAGAATAATCGAAGTATTTATCATCTATATCCTCCCAGTGAAATTAGAATTGAGCCAAATGGATCTTTTTCTATTAATGGAAATCAACCATCATCTGATAAAGTTGAAAAAGTTAATTTTGACAACTACTGTAAACTCATCAAGAATGCTCAATTTCGAAAAGGATTAATTTCAACTGGAGATTCAGCATTTATAGCCCTTCACCTACTGAAAAATAATCCTAAAATTTGCAGATGGCTTAGTTTAAGATTTCCTTTTATTATTATAGACGAGGCTCAGGACAATTCACTAATGCAGCATGCCATATTTGAAGAATTAGTGAAGCAAGGCCTTAACAATATTGAACTGATAGGAGATCCTTACCAAAGCTTATATGAGTGGCGAGATGCAAAGCCTTCTGAATTTTTAAGAAAGTACGAAAATGACGCAACATGGAACTCTTACGACTTAACTGATAACCGACGATCACCTCAAAGTATAATTGATATATTTTCAAAAGTTCGTCGATCAGATGATTTAAAAATCAATAGCGTAGATTGTGAAAATATAACGGATTCGATTGTAATTTATAAATATTCAAACGTGAATCATCAATTAATTATTAAACATTATGATGACTCTTGTTCAATGAAAAAATACATCAGTAGCTGTATTGTTGTTCGAGGAAATTCGTTGAAAGACGCATTGTTAGGAGCAAAAACAGAACAGAGACCTTGGGGTATAGACTTGCCAAAACAAATTATATATGCTAAAAATCTTTACACAAGTGGTGATATTAAAAATGCAATAAAAGAAATCAGAACCATTTGTATACCCCTAATGCATTCTGATGAGGCTGATTATCATTTATTGAAAGAGATTGAGAAAGAAAAAAGTATAGATCCTTACTTTAATTCATTGATGATTACTATTTTAGATGAATTACCAGCTTTTAGTAAAACAATTCAAGATTGGACAGCTGCTACTCAGCAGTTTTTAAAAAGTAAATTAGGCCTTAGCCATGAAGTAGATTTTAATCTACGGAGTCGAAAATCGAAATATTTAGAAAAATCTACGCTTGCTGAAACTGTAAGCCAACATTTTAAAAAATCTTTTTCTACGTTCAATATCCCCATCACTACGATACACCAAGTAAAGGGACAAACTTTGGATTCTATTCTTGTTTTTTTCAACGAAAGGAAACATAAAGATAATATCACATTTGATAACATATCAAATATTGACAATGGCTTTCCTGATGAAACCAAAAGATTAATATATGTGGCATTATCTCGACCAAGACATCTATTAGCAATGGCTTTCCCACATTCAGTAACAGATAATGAACTCAAACAGAAGTTCGGCAACGAAATCAGGATAATAAAAGAAGAAGAGTTAAATCAGTTATAA
- a CDS encoding conjugal transfer protein TraO → MKYYIYTVILILIGITSANAQRMVPKQKALEVSAGILSDDKIGNDYYINLAMTVNGKNGNYWLWALEYNHEYSNYKELEIPVETYMAEGGYSLRLLGNFRKSINLNATLNGVIGYETFNRGKEMLFDGAEILNEESFVYGAGGRLSLETYLSDRFVLLIQGRTKVLWNTSRDQFRPSAGIGLRFNF, encoded by the coding sequence ATGAAATATTATATATATACAGTGATATTGATACTTATCGGTATCACATCGGCAAACGCACAGCGGATGGTACCCAAACAAAAAGCACTTGAAGTAAGTGCTGGAATATTATCAGATGATAAAATTGGAAATGACTACTATATAAATCTGGCAATGACAGTAAACGGTAAAAACGGAAATTACTGGCTATGGGCACTGGAATATAACCATGAATATTCTAATTACAAAGAGCTTGAAATACCTGTTGAGACCTATATGGCCGAAGGAGGATACAGTCTTCGGCTGTTGGGAAACTTCCGAAAAAGTATCAACCTAAACGCAACACTCAACGGAGTTATTGGCTACGAAACATTTAACCGTGGAAAGGAAATGCTTTTTGATGGAGCCGAAATACTGAACGAAGAAAGTTTTGTCTATGGAGCCGGAGGACGTTTGTCTTTGGAAACCTATTTGTCCGATCGCTTTGTATTACTGATACAAGGTCGTACTAAAGTGCTTTGGAATACATCAAGGGACCAGTTCCGACCATCAGCGGGAATTGGATTAAGGTTTAACTTTTAA
- the traK gene encoding conjugative transposon protein TraK, with amino-acid sequence MEFKTLRNIENSFKQIRLYAIVFAVLCIGVVGYAVWQSYRFAEEQRQKVYVLDNGKSLMLALSQDASINRPVEAREHIRRFHELFFTLAPEKNAIESNMKRAFNLADKSAFDYYKDLSEKGYYNRIISGNVQQRTEVDSVICNFDTYPYAVKTYAKQFIIRSSNVTRRNLVTSCYLVNSVRSDNNPQGFTIEKFAVLENKDIEVIER; translated from the coding sequence ATGGAATTTAAAACATTAAGAAATATCGAAAACAGCTTTAAGCAGATAAGGCTGTATGCTATTGTCTTTGCGGTACTCTGCATTGGAGTTGTAGGATATGCCGTTTGGCAGTCCTACCGCTTTGCGGAGGAGCAACGACAAAAAGTCTATGTGTTGGATAACGGCAAATCACTCATGTTGGCACTCTCTCAGGACGCTTCTATAAACCGTCCGGTTGAAGCTCGTGAGCATATCCGTCGTTTTCACGAATTGTTCTTCACGCTCGCACCTGAAAAGAATGCTATTGAAAGCAATATGAAAAGAGCATTTAATCTTGCCGACAAATCGGCATTTGATTATTACAAGGATTTGTCCGAAAAAGGATATTACAACCGTATCATATCCGGTAACGTACAACAACGTACTGAAGTGGACAGCGTAATCTGCAACTTTGATACCTATCCGTATGCTGTTAAAACTTATGCAAAACAGTTCATTATCAGGTCAAGCAATGTGACAAGGCGTAACCTGGTTACATCCTGCTACTTGGTTAACTCCGTTCGCTCTGACAATAACCCACAAGGCTTTACAATAGAAAAATTTGCGGTGTTAGAAAACAAGGATATTGAAGTTATAGAACGCTGA
- a CDS encoding helix-turn-helix domain-containing protein yields the protein MELLTDDAMELASHRKKLEELRENIELILQNFRPVMNGEIYLSGQDVCKLLHISKRTLQQYRDDKILPFVQIGGKIIFKQSDIANVLEQNYVMNK from the coding sequence ATGGAACTACTGACTGATGATGCTATGGAACTGGCATCCCACAGAAAAAAACTGGAAGAGCTTAGGGAAAATATAGAGTTGATACTGCAAAATTTCCGGCCAGTAATGAACGGTGAAATATACCTGTCAGGACAGGACGTGTGTAAGTTACTGCATATAAGTAAACGCACTTTACAACAGTACCGGGACGATAAAATTTTGCCCTTCGTTCAGATTGGGGGCAAAATCATTTTTAAGCAATCGGATATTGCGAACGTATTGGAACAAAACTATGTGATGAATAAATAA
- the traJ gene encoding conjugative transposon protein TraJ codes for MEFNNLHEVLRSLYDEMVPLSADMAAVAKGLAGLGALFYVALKVWQALSRAEPIDVFPLLRPFALGLCIMFFPTMVLGTINAVLSPIVKGTHAILENQVLDLNELQAQKDQLEYEAMVRNPETAYLVSNEEFDRKLEELGWSPSDIATMSGMYMERGMYQMKKWIRDAFREFLEVLFQAAALVIDTIRTFFLIVLSILGPIAFAISVWDGFQSTLTQWLTRYISVYLWLPVADLFSSMLAKIQSLILERDIEMLADPTYIPDTSNTVYIIFMIIGIVGYFTVPTAAGWIIQAGGAGNFMRNVNQTAMKTGNIAGAGAGSTAGNIGGKLMGK; via the coding sequence ATGGAATTTAATAATCTTCATGAAGTTCTACGCTCATTGTATGATGAGATGGTACCTCTGTCCGCCGATATGGCGGCTGTAGCAAAAGGACTCGCCGGATTGGGGGCTCTGTTTTATGTAGCTCTCAAAGTATGGCAGGCACTCAGCCGTGCAGAGCCTATAGATGTATTCCCCTTACTACGTCCGTTTGCTTTGGGATTGTGCATTATGTTTTTTCCAACTATGGTTTTGGGAACTATCAATGCGGTACTCAGTCCCATAGTAAAGGGCACTCATGCTATACTGGAAAACCAGGTGCTTGACCTTAATGAGTTGCAAGCTCAGAAAGACCAATTGGAATACGAAGCTATGGTACGAAATCCCGAAACCGCCTATTTAGTTTCCAATGAGGAATTTGACAGGAAGCTTGAAGAATTGGGATGGTCACCCTCTGACATTGCTACGATGTCGGGAATGTATATGGAACGTGGTATGTATCAAATGAAAAAATGGATAAGGGATGCTTTTCGGGAATTTCTGGAAGTACTCTTTCAGGCAGCCGCTCTGGTCATAGATACCATACGGACGTTCTTTCTGATTGTCTTGTCCATTCTGGGACCAATAGCCTTTGCTATTTCTGTGTGGGATGGGTTTCAGAGTACGCTCACACAATGGCTCACACGGTATATCAGTGTGTATTTATGGTTACCTGTGGCTGATTTGTTCAGTTCTATGCTTGCCAAAATACAATCATTGATTCTTGAAAGAGATATAGAGATGCTTGCCGACCCAACCTATATCCCTGACACTTCAAATACGGTTTATATCATTTTTATGATTATCGGTATCGTAGGATACTTTACCGTTCCTACAGCCGCAGGCTGGATCATTCAGGCAGGAGGTGCCGGAAACTTTATGCGTAACGTGAACCAGACTGCTATGAAAACTGGAAATATTGCCGGTGCCGGTGCTGGTTCTACCGCAGGTAATATCGGAGGAAAATTAATGGGTAAATAA
- a CDS encoding DUF3872 domain-containing protein, whose product MIVIFNKFRIGLFPLHILLAILIGSITLSSCDKEELEIQQDYPFDVNVMPVPSEVANGQTVEIRVTIQRTGNYRNNAYYIRYFQFDGQGALRYYNEPPYMPNDLYQLPQTQFRLYYTSASTVSQSFDIWISDSFGNEKQISFQFNSSD is encoded by the coding sequence ATGATAGTAATTTTCAATAAATTCAGAATAGGATTGTTTCCACTTCATATTTTGCTGGCAATCCTGATAGGATCAATAACTTTGAGCTCCTGCGATAAAGAAGAGCTGGAAATACAACAAGATTATCCATTTGACGTAAATGTAATGCCAGTTCCTTCTGAAGTAGCGAATGGTCAAACTGTGGAAATCCGTGTTACAATACAGCGTACAGGAAATTACAGAAATAACGCTTACTACATTCGGTATTTTCAGTTTGACGGACAGGGGGCACTTCGTTACTACAATGAACCGCCTTATATGCCTAATGATTTGTACCAATTACCACAAACGCAGTTTCGGTTGTATTATACTTCAGCCTCGACGGTATCCCAATCTTTCGATATATGGATATCTGACAGCTTTGGAAACGAAAAACAGATAAGTTTTCAGTTTAATAGTAGTGATTAA
- a CDS encoding AAA family ATPase: MHLAYIKIENYKGIEVIETEFDPKLNIIIGENGCGKSAVIDAIRLLYNIGEPIRELSVSSDDFHQKAIDNDGHKTLNKSTLITITYIFKGLSTAQKGGFYEYMVIDPNNIEEDYAKISISYEEKDGKYPYFTYNTGNIDGQKADYKTFELFQHYYLGALRDSTKDLLSTRNNILGKVIRRFVKREKSELQIEQIIKDANSQLLERDEVKNTRDGVNTNLESIFKRVIDNKIGVRIEEAKTEYIVNAIKPYLPHNRATLMDEGFHLWQNSLGLNNLIYIAVVLGDIKEQIKDNGLPHFALLIEEPESHLHPQLQLSLYNFLNNANATENSQLFITTHSPTLTSKVPLKNLILLDCGKATKLDKQFQNRESEKIIEDTTKSKELLDTDFENRMKKLQRYIDVTKSQLLFAKSILFIEGISEELLISAFTLLEDYKLEDYRTEIVNVKGTSFYPFLYLFNHSDVLKRINKPISIITDDDRFTDSKKSDYSFKNLINDTTVLDLLDDCIQKGNAVSRIRNLNSVKNKAENIKIFESFKTLEYEIASHNVNNDRSAFKDNFLVKYLDMIVSDKISNIVTYMSTFPADLMSEQEKRKVAILLWKTFPDKAEFAQDFSIHLIDNLEEAKASFIVPVYILNALTHLKNGL, encoded by the coding sequence ATGCATTTAGCTTATATAAAGATTGAAAACTACAAAGGAATTGAGGTAATTGAAACCGAATTTGATCCAAAACTAAATATTATTATTGGTGAAAATGGATGCGGTAAATCAGCTGTTATTGATGCCATACGTTTACTATACAATATTGGAGAACCTATAAGGGAGTTATCAGTTTCATCCGATGATTTCCATCAAAAAGCAATCGACAATGATGGTCATAAAACACTTAATAAATCTACCCTAATAACCATTACTTATATTTTTAAAGGATTATCTACCGCTCAAAAAGGAGGGTTTTATGAATATATGGTAATTGATCCCAATAATATTGAGGAAGATTATGCTAAAATATCCATCTCTTATGAAGAAAAAGACGGAAAATATCCATATTTCACTTATAATACCGGAAATATTGATGGTCAAAAAGCAGACTATAAAACCTTCGAACTTTTTCAGCATTATTATTTAGGAGCTTTAAGGGATAGTACCAAGGATCTGTTGAGTACTAGAAATAATATTTTGGGCAAAGTTATAAGACGATTTGTAAAGAGAGAAAAGTCGGAATTGCAAATAGAACAGATAATAAAAGATGCAAATTCTCAGCTGTTAGAACGTGATGAAGTTAAAAATACGCGAGATGGTGTTAACACGAATCTCGAAAGTATTTTTAAGAGAGTTATTGACAATAAAATCGGCGTCAGAATTGAGGAAGCAAAAACAGAATATATAGTTAATGCAATCAAACCTTATCTTCCACATAATAGAGCTACTTTGATGGATGAGGGGTTTCATTTATGGCAAAATAGTTTAGGATTGAACAATCTAATCTATATAGCAGTTGTTCTAGGTGATATAAAAGAACAGATTAAGGATAATGGCCTACCTCATTTTGCACTTCTAATCGAAGAACCCGAATCTCACCTTCACCCACAATTACAGCTAAGCCTTTATAACTTTTTAAATAATGCAAATGCGACTGAAAACAGCCAGCTATTTATAACTACCCATTCACCAACGTTGACTTCAAAAGTACCCCTTAAAAATCTTATTTTATTAGATTGTGGTAAAGCAACAAAACTGGATAAACAATTTCAAAATAGAGAATCTGAAAAAATAATTGAAGATACTACTAAAAGCAAAGAATTGTTGGATACAGATTTTGAGAATAGAATGAAGAAACTTCAGAGGTACATTGACGTAACCAAATCTCAGCTTCTATTCGCAAAATCCATTTTATTCATTGAGGGAATATCAGAGGAACTTTTGATATCAGCATTTACTCTTTTAGAGGACTATAAACTTGAAGATTACCGGACGGAAATTGTAAACGTAAAAGGAACTTCATTTTATCCCTTCCTTTACCTTTTTAATCACTCAGATGTACTGAAACGAATAAACAAGCCTATTTCCATCATTACAGACGATGACAGGTTTACTGACTCAAAAAAATCTGATTATAGCTTTAAGAATTTGATAAATGATACCACCGTGCTAGATCTTTTAGATGATTGTATCCAAAAAGGTAACGCTGTATCAAGAATTAGGAATTTAAACTCTGTTAAAAACAAGGCTGAAAATATAAAGATTTTTGAGTCATTTAAAACTTTGGAATATGAAATAGCATCGCATAACGTAAACAATGACAGAAGTGCTTTTAAGGACAACTTTTTAGTGAAGTATCTTGACATGATAGTAAGTGATAAAATCAGCAATATAGTCACATACATGTCAACGTTTCCAGCAGATTTGATGTCTGAACAGGAAAAAAGAAAAGTTGCGATTCTCTTATGGAAAACGTTCCCTGACAAAGCTGAATTTGCACAGGATTTCTCAATTCATTTAATTGATAATTTGGAAGAGGCAAAAGCCTCATTTATAGTTCCGGTATATATATTGAACGCGTTAACTCATTTAAAAAATGGATTGTAA
- a CDS encoding DUF4141 domain-containing protein, with product MKKIMLMVFTVIILAVTPSAKAQFVVTDPANLASGILNSANEIIQTSSTVSNVVKNFKEVEKVYKQGKEYYDKLKAVSNLVKDARKVQQTVLLVGDVSEMYVQNFGKMMNDPNFSQQELAAIANGYSALLNESTELLKELKQIVSSSSLSLNDKERMDIIDRVYKEVKEYHSLVRYYTSKNISVSFLRAKKKNNSKRVLELYGNPEQKYW from the coding sequence ATGAAAAAAATCATGTTAATGGTGTTCACGGTAATTATACTGGCTGTTACACCTTCTGCCAAGGCACAATTTGTTGTCACTGACCCAGCTAACCTGGCTTCCGGCATTCTTAACAGTGCTAATGAAATCATACAAACATCTTCCACAGTTTCCAATGTGGTCAAAAATTTTAAGGAAGTAGAAAAGGTGTATAAACAAGGTAAGGAATATTACGACAAGTTGAAAGCGGTCAGTAATCTGGTAAAAGATGCGAGAAAGGTACAGCAAACTGTCTTACTTGTTGGAGACGTATCTGAAATGTATGTACAGAATTTCGGCAAGATGATGAACGATCCGAATTTCTCACAACAAGAATTGGCTGCTATCGCCAATGGTTATTCTGCACTATTGAATGAAAGCACGGAGCTACTGAAAGAATTGAAGCAGATTGTTTCCTCATCCAGTCTTTCATTAAACGATAAAGAACGTATGGATATCATCGACCGTGTTTATAAAGAAGTTAAAGAGTACCACAGCCTTGTACGGTACTATACCAGTAAAAATATTTCGGTCAGTTTTCTAAGAGCTAAAAAGAAAAATAATAGCAAAAGAGTACTTGAACTTTACGGAAATCCTGAACAAAAATACTGGTAA